Proteins from one Gimesia maris genomic window:
- a CDS encoding DUF1592 domain-containing protein — protein sequence MRMMEITSRLCKLKALKSVCMTACSLSLVICLSDANGAPLSLEKSEKQFQSQVKPFITKYCLDCHTGAEAEAGLGLEKYQSRDSIVEQREAWEKIVKRIQIQSMPPKDAGTLPTDKEREDVLAWFDDALYGVDCSGEIDPGRVTVRRLNRSEYNNTIRDLLGVDFEPAENFPSDDVGYGFDNIGDVLTLPPLLMEKYLDAAEEISEKAIFANTPDSYPWQKIKEKNFQKEGAVTIRKSGAGFHSRGTLAGKIELKQAGKYDFQIIAGSTAAGTEPAKMEVKLDGKLLKTFDVKEDRNSPGTFTMPEAVRLPEGKHVLTISFLNDFYDPKGPPNKRDRNLYVNEVAFKGPLGQLPADLPASHHKVITCTPGSGRSIHYCAEKIIREFATQAFRRPVSREEVAPVVELVEARVKSGRTFEQGIQVGLQAILVSPHFLFRIEGLQDPGSKSDSRTIAQYEIASRLSYFLWSSMPDQTLFDLAAQGRLHDRRTLQVQVKRMLEDPRSEAFVKNFAGQWLNLRNLDDLTPDPRKFRVFNSRLKADMRRETEEFFSYIMKEDRSVIEFINADYTFMNENLAKFYGNDKIKGDQFQKVSLDKSKRAGLITQASILTLTSNPGRTSPVKRGKWIMENILGTPPPAPPPNVPELEEAAGAKPNATLREQLALHRKIAGCAACHDQMDPLGLGFENFDAIGRWREKEGKHKIDSSGQLPSGQAFQSPVELIGILEEQKQGFCRSLAEKMLTYAIGRGVEYYDKCALDEITNNFTTRGYRFSALVTEIVTSDPFLKRQRGSHND from the coding sequence ATGCGAATGATGGAAATCACATCCCGGCTCTGTAAATTGAAGGCCTTGAAAAGTGTCTGCATGACAGCCTGCAGTCTGAGCCTGGTGATCTGTCTCTCCGATGCAAACGGAGCGCCGTTGAGCCTGGAGAAATCAGAAAAGCAATTTCAGTCCCAGGTGAAACCGTTCATTACGAAGTACTGTCTTGACTGCCACACGGGAGCCGAGGCAGAAGCCGGTCTTGGCCTGGAAAAATATCAGTCCCGCGACAGCATTGTGGAACAGCGTGAAGCGTGGGAAAAAATCGTGAAACGCATCCAGATTCAATCAATGCCTCCCAAGGATGCGGGCACTCTACCAACAGACAAGGAACGGGAAGACGTTCTGGCCTGGTTTGACGATGCCCTGTACGGAGTTGACTGCTCAGGTGAAATCGACCCGGGTCGCGTCACCGTTCGCCGACTGAACCGCAGCGAATATAACAACACCATTCGTGATCTGCTTGGCGTCGATTTTGAACCAGCAGAAAACTTCCCCTCCGATGATGTGGGTTATGGATTTGATAACATTGGTGACGTGCTGACTCTGCCTCCCCTGTTAATGGAAAAATATCTGGATGCAGCAGAAGAGATCTCCGAAAAAGCCATTTTTGCAAATACGCCTGACAGTTATCCCTGGCAGAAAATCAAGGAGAAGAACTTCCAGAAAGAAGGCGCTGTTACAATCAGAAAGAGTGGTGCAGGCTTTCATTCCCGCGGCACCCTGGCTGGGAAGATTGAACTCAAGCAGGCCGGAAAATATGACTTCCAGATTATTGCCGGTTCAACTGCTGCCGGAACCGAACCGGCAAAAATGGAAGTCAAGCTGGATGGCAAGCTGTTGAAAACATTTGATGTCAAAGAGGACAGGAACTCTCCCGGTACATTCACCATGCCCGAGGCAGTCCGACTGCCTGAGGGGAAACATGTCCTGACCATTTCGTTCCTGAATGACTTCTACGATCCCAAAGGTCCTCCCAATAAACGGGATCGGAACCTGTATGTGAATGAGGTCGCATTCAAAGGACCACTGGGTCAACTGCCCGCGGATCTGCCTGCCTCACATCATAAAGTCATCACCTGCACTCCAGGCAGCGGCCGCTCAATCCACTATTGTGCCGAGAAGATTATCCGCGAATTTGCCACCCAGGCATTCCGGCGTCCGGTCAGCCGGGAAGAAGTCGCTCCGGTCGTGGAACTGGTCGAGGCGCGTGTCAAATCGGGCCGTACCTTCGAACAGGGAATTCAGGTGGGTCTCCAGGCGATTCTGGTTTCCCCTCACTTTCTGTTTCGGATTGAAGGTCTGCAGGATCCAGGCAGCAAAAGTGACAGTCGGACCATTGCTCAATATGAAATTGCTTCCCGGCTCTCCTACTTCCTGTGGAGCAGCATGCCGGATCAGACTTTGTTTGACCTGGCAGCCCAGGGACGACTGCATGACCGGCGTACCCTGCAGGTACAGGTCAAACGCATGCTGGAAGATCCCAGGTCAGAAGCATTCGTCAAAAACTTTGCTGGCCAGTGGCTGAATCTGCGAAACCTGGATGACCTGACGCCCGATCCACGAAAATTCCGCGTATTCAATTCCCGGTTGAAGGCAGACATGCGTCGTGAAACGGAAGAGTTTTTCAGCTACATTATGAAAGAAGATCGGAGTGTGATCGAATTCATCAACGCCGATTACACCTTCATGAATGAGAATCTGGCGAAATTTTACGGGAATGACAAAATCAAAGGAGATCAATTCCAGAAGGTCAGCCTTGATAAATCGAAACGAGCCGGTCTGATCACCCAGGCAAGTATCCTGACATTAACTTCCAACCCGGGTCGGACCTCTCCTGTGAAACGGGGAAAATGGATCATGGAAAACATTCTAGGCACCCCACCCCCTGCACCGCCGCCTAATGTGCCTGAGCTGGAAGAGGCAGCAGGTGCGAAGCCCAATGCCACGTTACGCGAGCAGTTGGCATTGCATCGTAAGATCGCCGGTTGTGCGGCCTGTCACGATCAGATGGATCCTTTAGGACTGGGTTTCGAAAACTTCGATGCCATTGGTCGCTGGAGAGAGAAGGAAGGAAAGCATAAAATCGATTCTTCTGGTCAATTACCCAGTGGTCAGGCTTTTCAGAGTCCCGTAGAATTAATCGGGATTCTGGAAGAGCAGAAACAGGGGTTTTGCCGATCCTTAGCAGAGAAGATGCTGACTTACGCCATTGGTCGTGGTGTCGAATACTATGACAAGTGTGCGCTGGATGAAATCACCAACAACTTTACTACCAGAGGCTATCGCTTTTCGGCACTCGTCACCGAAATTGTCACCAGCGATCCATTCCTGAAACGTCAACGAGGTTCTCACAATGACTAA
- a CDS encoding tripartite tricarboxylate transporter substrate-binding protein has product MNQRAMITVSVRWKLLFLCLFLLNGCSSSTVDNYPDRPITIICPWSVGGATDRTSRQLGVYLEQELGVPVNVINATGGRGVTGHSRGLNARPDGYTLAIITGELNMLHWQNLTKLTHRDAVPIVSLVDGAAAVFVKTDSPFQNMQELQDYVKTHPGKLTATGTASGGIWHLALAGWLDFSELNAEDIKWIPMNGAGPSLQELASGGVDLVCCSLPEAKTLYESGQVRCLGVMAEEPLAEFPEVPTFISQDMNWSISGWNGLALPAGTPEPIVEKVSAVVNKITDGDVRLNGQSFPEAMREAGLSTRYRAGDEFSAFLKSNDETLGKLLTSDAFAKMSTRDTGPLVFPGMIAFAMCVILGCLAVQKKVHALAPEVTGDAVTRQGIINTILVLTGIVFYLLFAEELGFILTAGVVLFLLLWKFGTRLWVCALITVLFVPGIYTLFALLLRVPLPRGVLGW; this is encoded by the coding sequence ATGAATCAGCGCGCGATGATTACTGTTAGTGTCCGGTGGAAACTTCTTTTTCTCTGCCTGTTCCTGTTGAACGGCTGTTCTTCGAGTACAGTCGATAATTATCCGGATCGACCGATTACGATTATATGTCCCTGGTCAGTCGGTGGCGCGACAGATCGCACGTCGCGACAGTTAGGCGTGTATCTGGAGCAGGAATTAGGCGTCCCCGTTAACGTCATCAATGCCACAGGCGGTCGTGGTGTGACCGGGCACAGTCGAGGCCTCAATGCCCGGCCCGACGGTTATACGCTGGCCATCATTACCGGCGAACTCAATATGCTGCACTGGCAGAACCTGACAAAACTCACGCATCGGGATGCCGTCCCGATTGTCTCACTCGTGGATGGGGCCGCAGCAGTCTTTGTTAAAACAGATTCTCCCTTTCAGAACATGCAGGAACTGCAGGACTATGTAAAAACCCACCCCGGCAAACTGACGGCCACCGGTACGGCGAGCGGCGGCATCTGGCATCTGGCGCTGGCAGGCTGGCTCGACTTCAGTGAACTCAACGCGGAAGACATCAAGTGGATTCCCATGAATGGTGCGGGTCCCTCTTTGCAGGAACTTGCCAGTGGCGGCGTGGATCTGGTCTGCTGCAGCCTGCCTGAAGCCAAGACGCTCTACGAATCGGGACAGGTCCGCTGCCTGGGTGTGATGGCAGAGGAGCCGCTGGCAGAGTTTCCCGAAGTGCCTACTTTCATTTCGCAGGATATGAACTGGAGCATCTCAGGCTGGAATGGTCTTGCGCTACCTGCAGGAACGCCGGAACCGATCGTGGAGAAAGTCTCGGCAGTTGTCAATAAAATCACGGATGGTGACGTCAGACTCAATGGGCAATCATTTCCCGAAGCCATGCGGGAGGCTGGTCTGAGCACCCGTTATCGGGCCGGTGATGAGTTCTCTGCTTTCCTGAAATCGAATGACGAGACGCTGGGGAAACTGTTAACCAGTGATGCCTTCGCGAAGATGTCGACACGGGATACCGGACCATTGGTCTTCCCGGGGATGATCGCGTTCGCCATGTGTGTGATCCTGGGGTGTCTGGCAGTTCAGAAAAAAGTTCACGCCCTCGCTCCAGAAGTGACCGGCGATGCGGTTACCCGGCAGGGCATCATCAATACCATACTTGTACTGACGGGGATCGTGTTTTACTTACTGTTTGCCGAAGAACTCGGTTTTATACTGACAGCGGGAGTCGTTCTGTTTCTGTTGCTCTGGAAGTTTGGTACGCGCTTATGGGTCTGTGCTTTGATCACCGTACTTTTCGTTCCGGGAATTTACACATTATTCGCTCTACTCCTGCGGGTTCCCCTGCCACGGGGTGTACTTGGCTGGTAG
- a CDS encoding tripartite tricarboxylate transporter permease, whose protein sequence is MESTFITALQNIVSPEVLLVIFLSAVYGLFVGSIPGLTATMAVALLIPLTFYLDNLSAIAAIVTLEACSIFAGDIPTTLVRIPGTPSSAAYTDDAYSLTRRGLHETSLGVSLVFSVAGGLFGALVLILAAPQLAKIAFEFTTYEYFWLYVLGLSCAAIVSTGSRLKGALALMIGLMFATVGLSEVHSVPRFTFGFDELFTGINFVPAMIGLFGLSEVFRNTLTSKTEEETEKLKSALPVEVDKSWFKHLKPVFGGVLPQLWKRKFSWFRSSCIGSTIGMIPGAGADIAAWISYAVSKKCSKTPEEYGKGSLDAVGDATSANNSALAGAWIPALVLGIPGDSVTAIVIGVLLMKNITPGPGIFENPDQLVLVHGIYLTFIIANLLLIPLGFLAIRSGAQLVRIPRRILMPLILMFCVVGSYSINGSYFDVWVMLGMGILGFILEVFAIPLGPVVLGIILGGQLEQSFVQNLSKDDSILSFFNRPISAALGIFCIALWLVPLIMPLLRKKWSTPA, encoded by the coding sequence ATGGAATCGACATTCATCACCGCGCTTCAGAATATCGTCTCGCCTGAAGTCCTGCTGGTAATTTTTCTCTCGGCCGTCTATGGACTGTTTGTTGGTTCCATCCCCGGATTAACCGCCACGATGGCGGTTGCGTTGTTGATACCACTTACCTTTTATCTGGATAACCTGTCTGCGATTGCCGCGATTGTGACGCTGGAAGCCTGCAGTATTTTTGCCGGCGATATTCCGACGACACTGGTTCGCATACCGGGGACTCCCTCTTCAGCCGCTTATACCGACGACGCGTATTCGCTTACCCGCCGCGGTCTGCACGAAACGTCTCTCGGCGTTTCGCTGGTCTTCAGTGTTGCCGGCGGTTTGTTCGGCGCGCTCGTTCTGATTCTCGCCGCTCCACAACTGGCGAAGATCGCGTTTGAGTTTACGACCTACGAATATTTCTGGCTCTATGTGCTCGGCTTGAGCTGTGCCGCCATTGTTTCCACTGGCTCCCGACTTAAAGGGGCGCTTGCTCTGATGATCGGACTGATGTTTGCCACAGTCGGCTTGAGCGAGGTGCACAGCGTGCCCCGTTTCACATTTGGCTTTGACGAACTGTTTACGGGTATTAATTTTGTCCCGGCCATGATCGGCTTGTTCGGTCTCTCCGAAGTATTTCGCAATACGCTGACTTCAAAAACAGAGGAGGAAACTGAAAAACTCAAGTCGGCGCTCCCGGTCGAAGTAGACAAATCCTGGTTCAAACATCTCAAGCCTGTTTTTGGCGGCGTGCTGCCTCAACTCTGGAAACGAAAATTCAGCTGGTTCCGCTCCAGTTGTATTGGTTCGACGATCGGCATGATCCCCGGCGCCGGAGCCGACATCGCTGCCTGGATCTCGTACGCCGTTTCCAAAAAATGTTCCAAAACGCCTGAAGAGTATGGCAAAGGATCTCTCGATGCAGTCGGCGATGCCACGAGCGCCAACAACTCGGCGCTTGCCGGCGCATGGATTCCCGCACTCGTACTGGGGATTCCCGGCGACTCGGTAACCGCGATTGTCATCGGCGTACTGTTGATGAAAAATATTACCCCTGGTCCAGGTATCTTCGAAAATCCAGATCAGCTGGTTCTCGTGCATGGTATTTATCTGACGTTTATTATCGCCAACCTGCTGTTAATTCCCCTGGGTTTTCTGGCCATTCGCAGCGGCGCGCAGCTGGTTCGTATTCCCCGCCGCATCCTGATGCCTTTGATTCTGATGTTCTGTGTCGTCGGTTCTTACTCCATCAATGGCAGTTACTTCGATGTCTGGGTCATGCTCGGCATGGGCATCCTCGGATTTATCCTGGAAGTCTTTGCAATACCCCTCGGGCCGGTTGTGCTGGGTATCATTCTCGGTGGGCAACTGGAACAGTCCTTCGTACAGAATCTTTCCAAAGACGACAGCATCCTTTCTTTCTTTAACCGTCCCATCTCAGCCGCCCTGGGAATCTTCTGCATCGCCCTCTGGCTCGTGCCACTCATCATGCCTCTGCTCAGAAAAAAATGGTCGACTCCGGCTTGA
- the lgt gene encoding prolipoprotein diacylglyceryl transferase, producing MNPLIGYLHWDINRILFEIGPVKIRYYGLFFTAGFICGYLLLRWMFRTEKRNVDDVESLLIYMVLGTIIGARLGHCLFYHPMDYLSDPIRLLQIWNGGLASHGAAIGITLSAWLYSRNHPDQPLLWLLDRLTIPVALAGFFIRIGNFFNSEILGRVTDVPWAIVFEDGLGLESPEERLLPRHPVMLYESFCYGCFFIILLLVYRKYRSETPRGLLIGLFFIMVFTARFILEFYKMRQAEFAENLPLSVGQMLSIPLVIAGVVLLIRRRPAPPLETELQAKKTT from the coding sequence GTGAATCCACTGATTGGCTATCTGCATTGGGACATCAATCGCATTCTGTTCGAAATCGGTCCGGTTAAGATACGCTATTACGGCCTGTTCTTTACCGCTGGATTTATCTGTGGTTATCTGCTGCTGCGCTGGATGTTTCGTACCGAAAAACGGAACGTGGACGATGTCGAATCACTATTGATTTATATGGTGCTGGGCACCATCATCGGCGCGCGCCTGGGACATTGTCTGTTTTATCATCCGATGGATTATCTCAGCGATCCTATCAGACTCCTGCAGATCTGGAATGGTGGCCTGGCCAGCCATGGTGCTGCGATCGGGATTACCCTTTCCGCCTGGCTCTATTCACGTAATCATCCTGATCAGCCCCTGTTATGGCTGCTGGATCGCCTGACCATTCCCGTTGCTCTGGCTGGCTTTTTTATTCGCATCGGTAACTTTTTCAACTCCGAAATTCTGGGGCGCGTGACCGACGTGCCCTGGGCCATCGTATTTGAGGATGGTCTGGGTCTCGAAAGTCCCGAAGAACGGTTGCTGCCCCGACATCCTGTCATGTTGTATGAGTCGTTCTGCTATGGCTGCTTTTTTATCATTCTCTTGTTGGTCTATCGAAAATATCGCAGTGAAACGCCCCGCGGATTACTCATCGGCCTGTTCTTCATCATGGTCTTTACCGCACGTTTCATTTTGGAATTCTATAAAATGCGACAGGCAGAGTTTGCAGAGAATCTACCTTTGAGTGTCGGGCAGATGCTGAGTATTCCTCTTGTGATTGCAGGCGTTGTCCTGTTGATCAGACGCAGGCCGGCACCTCCTCTCGAAACGGAATTGCAAGCTAAAAAAACAACATAA
- a CDS encoding RNA polymerase sigma factor — MLPDGGDLYELRRFVALTDIDRNLLRRCLAEEPGAWKDFVDRFIGLFTHVIHHTAHARSVRVTDNDVDDLLSEVFLVLLANDYRVLRNFRGNSSLATYLTVVSRRVVVKKMVERRMAEALGHVSTKSKMEYASEEHARHQQLVDDQEEIQNMIRQLSPTDAQIVEQYHLQGKSYQQISSDLDIPENSIGPTLSRARNRMRENQSNTRTL; from the coding sequence TTGCTGCCAGACGGCGGCGACTTATATGAATTGAGGCGATTTGTGGCTCTCACGGACATAGACAGAAATTTGCTCAGGCGTTGTCTCGCTGAAGAGCCGGGAGCATGGAAGGATTTTGTAGACCGGTTCATTGGCCTGTTCACACACGTCATCCATCACACGGCGCACGCACGGAGCGTTCGCGTAACTGACAATGATGTCGATGATCTTCTGTCAGAAGTTTTTCTGGTCCTCCTCGCGAATGATTACAGGGTTCTGCGAAATTTTCGTGGCAACAGTTCGCTGGCCACTTATTTAACCGTGGTTTCACGGCGTGTCGTTGTAAAAAAAATGGTTGAGCGTCGTATGGCGGAAGCCCTGGGACATGTTTCCACCAAGTCCAAGATGGAATACGCGTCTGAAGAACATGCACGTCACCAGCAGCTTGTCGATGATCAGGAAGAAATTCAGAATATGATCAGGCAACTGTCTCCCACTGATGCGCAGATTGTTGAACAATACCACCTGCAGGGTAAGTCTTACCAGCAGATCAGCAGTGATCTGGACATCCCGGAAAATTCGATTGGGCCGACACTGTCACGGGCTCGCAACCGAATGCGGGAAAATCAGTCTAACACGCGCACGCTCTAA
- a CDS encoding YHYH protein, whose amino-acid sequence MNYRRLTFCIIGVICSTAPVLGYPPPGFGPTGTAATNQVKLIIKGNYRYIYSNGIPDHQAGQFPNRNNPNSIRPQHYEYRVPVEPKVSRNSTPCQHSIFGIAVNGVVFDPGTAEYWNRDFRSGWNYEALSGKINLGLDQSNAHVQPTGAYHYHGLPHGLISKQGKTNEMTLIGVAADGFPIYSQYGYSDADDATSKLRKMKSSFQIKKGSRPGGPGGRYDGTFVADYEYVKDSGDLDECNGRFGVTPEYPEGIYHYYLTEVFPFIPRNFRGTPDPSFQKRGPGPGQHGGPGRGGFGPPPFGGPPAFGRSQNTNRGR is encoded by the coding sequence TTGAATTATCGACGACTCACTTTCTGTATCATAGGCGTGATCTGCAGTACGGCACCTGTATTGGGGTATCCACCACCGGGATTTGGGCCAACAGGTACCGCCGCGACTAATCAGGTCAAATTGATCATCAAAGGCAATTACCGGTACATCTATTCCAATGGGATCCCCGATCATCAGGCAGGGCAGTTTCCCAACAGAAACAACCCAAACTCAATTCGTCCCCAGCATTACGAATATCGAGTGCCTGTGGAACCCAAGGTCTCGCGTAACAGCACTCCCTGTCAGCATTCCATCTTTGGGATTGCCGTCAACGGCGTGGTCTTCGATCCCGGAACCGCAGAATACTGGAATCGTGACTTCCGGTCCGGCTGGAATTATGAGGCACTTTCCGGCAAGATCAATCTGGGACTCGATCAGAGCAATGCTCACGTACAGCCTACCGGAGCCTACCATTATCACGGTCTGCCGCATGGTCTGATTTCCAAACAGGGGAAGACAAATGAAATGACCCTGATTGGAGTCGCCGCGGATGGGTTTCCGATTTATTCACAGTATGGTTACTCAGATGCGGATGATGCAACAAGTAAACTCCGCAAAATGAAATCGAGTTTTCAGATTAAAAAAGGGAGTCGACCGGGAGGCCCGGGTGGCAGATATGATGGCACTTTTGTAGCCGACTATGAATACGTTAAGGATTCTGGTGATCTGGATGAGTGCAATGGTCGCTTTGGCGTTACCCCGGAATACCCTGAAGGCATTTATCACTATTACCTGACAGAAGTATTTCCCTTCATTCCGCGAAATTTTCGAGGAACTCCAGACCCCAGTTTTCAGAAACGGGGACCAGGGCCAGGACAGCATGGCGGACCGGGACGCGGCGGATTCGGACCTCCCCCGTTTGGCGGGCCACCGGCATTTGGCAGGTCTCAGAATACGAACCGCGGACGCTAG
- a CDS encoding alpha/beta hydrolase-fold protein, producing MQTLRTRFSFAFRSTLVLLTLVLLQTPAELQAQKNTTETGFVNKVFKDDQGEHRYVVFVPKNYNPEKKYPVILFLHGAGERGDDGLKPIQVGLGPVIKQQADTFPFIVVFPQAEIRQASLLAGWLADSPDGKRALQILDNVMKDYSTSADQQILTGWSMGGYGAWSLAAADPKRWSAVVPLAGGGKADWASRLKATPIWAFHGANDRVVLPGETKQMVDAVRKAGGNPRFTEVPDEGHDVWKVAYTKPLFDWMLNPSIDVANTAPLLVKPDQKRPAEVEADTPFVPALVIDNAVSVRLGNRFLKTLADAVPSMVPPDMLEGGINDIYDSTVAQGRSFSVQFSGISYKGELARAAVEAYAADTLNIQLGIQNVDLYIRSTYVNGNRHAAVAGPISVSIGYQEPVWLSFDVRPYIKNNRIKLQLLRSRFNIPQNNWYVSGPAGVSTRGIGMTSEKVSSGLVSGIYGSKGRIEDEVKAIVPGLVEELEKQMNFDEASQIVDAIWPLPVYRPRMQLAPRQVLTDKQGISLSFGLTVAAVDSAAPPAQIQRLNSFGRSVNEIPKVSDLQIGVAPGILKPLTEMLVQADVARIPVQDIPGHSFETLVDPKTMQQVFPDLKQYGDDLKIWAELVLTRPIQVEDGGKSKKTDNNPFRFEVPQAAISMAIKKSASDKKWIPYAEFTLTLGQDVEAEIVDRSYSKRALKLDWEGGAKIGGTARFAPDYKPQDTSIDQQKLRDLVQSAWGGWTKQGPASVAEIPDIELGFGRYRINKVDWSNPQLLATFTVPELKLTNDTKVEMEYELKSPYSDWGGPYKLKPGESHTFDAATPLLYRRKVNNQMQVFTLAAGSHFEFLPENGNASGMLFEASDN from the coding sequence ATGCAAACTCTTCGAACACGATTTTCGTTTGCGTTTCGATCAACTCTCGTACTGCTGACCCTGGTACTGCTACAGACACCGGCCGAGTTGCAGGCACAGAAGAATACAACGGAAACGGGATTTGTAAATAAGGTGTTTAAAGACGATCAGGGCGAACATCGCTATGTAGTCTTTGTACCCAAAAACTATAACCCTGAGAAAAAATATCCGGTCATTCTGTTTCTACACGGTGCGGGGGAACGGGGTGACGATGGATTGAAGCCGATTCAGGTTGGCCTTGGACCTGTGATCAAGCAGCAGGCAGATACCTTTCCGTTTATTGTTGTCTTTCCTCAGGCTGAGATCAGGCAGGCAAGTCTGCTGGCGGGCTGGCTCGCTGATTCCCCTGATGGAAAACGGGCTCTGCAGATCCTCGATAACGTCATGAAAGATTATTCGACCAGCGCCGATCAGCAGATTCTGACAGGCTGGTCTATGGGAGGTTACGGCGCCTGGAGCCTGGCTGCCGCTGATCCCAAACGCTGGTCAGCCGTCGTACCACTCGCCGGTGGTGGGAAAGCCGACTGGGCCTCCCGACTCAAAGCGACTCCCATCTGGGCCTTTCACGGGGCCAACGATCGGGTGGTATTACCCGGTGAAACAAAACAGATGGTCGATGCGGTCCGGAAGGCCGGCGGAAATCCGCGTTTTACCGAAGTTCCCGATGAGGGACACGATGTCTGGAAGGTCGCTTATACAAAACCACTGTTCGACTGGATGCTGAATCCGTCAATCGACGTCGCTAACACCGCACCACTACTGGTAAAGCCCGATCAGAAGCGTCCTGCCGAAGTCGAGGCAGATACGCCATTCGTACCCGCTCTGGTAATTGATAACGCCGTCTCGGTTCGACTGGGGAATCGATTCCTCAAAACACTGGCAGATGCAGTTCCCAGCATGGTCCCTCCCGACATGCTCGAGGGAGGCATCAATGACATCTATGATTCCACGGTCGCCCAGGGGCGCAGTTTCAGCGTGCAGTTTTCCGGAATCTCTTACAAAGGGGAACTGGCCCGTGCCGCGGTCGAAGCCTATGCCGCAGATACTTTAAATATTCAACTTGGCATTCAGAACGTGGACCTCTATATCAGAAGTACTTATGTGAACGGCAATCGTCATGCTGCTGTCGCAGGGCCGATCTCCGTCAGCATCGGGTACCAGGAACCGGTCTGGTTGAGTTTTGATGTGAGACCTTACATTAAAAACAACCGTATCAAGCTGCAGTTGCTGCGTTCCCGTTTCAATATTCCCCAGAACAACTGGTACGTCTCCGGTCCGGCAGGAGTTTCTACACGCGGGATTGGTATGACTTCGGAAAAAGTTTCCAGTGGACTGGTAAGTGGTATCTACGGCAGCAAAGGACGCATTGAAGACGAAGTTAAAGCCATTGTTCCCGGCCTGGTGGAAGAGCTGGAAAAGCAGATGAATTTCGACGAAGCCAGCCAGATTGTTGATGCCATCTGGCCGCTGCCTGTCTACCGGCCCCGGATGCAACTCGCGCCGCGGCAAGTCCTGACAGACAAGCAGGGTATTTCCCTCAGCTTTGGTCTGACAGTCGCTGCCGTCGATTCCGCTGCGCCGCCTGCACAGATACAACGATTGAATTCTTTCGGGCGATCCGTCAACGAGATCCCCAAGGTGTCTGACTTACAGATTGGTGTCGCCCCCGGCATACTGAAACCATTAACAGAAATGCTGGTCCAGGCCGACGTCGCGCGAATTCCCGTACAGGATATTCCCGGACATTCCTTCGAAACACTGGTCGACCCCAAAACAATGCAACAGGTCTTTCCTGATCTGAAGCAGTACGGCGATGATTTGAAAATCTGGGCCGAACTGGTACTCACCAGACCCATTCAGGTTGAAGATGGTGGGAAGTCCAAAAAAACAGATAACAATCCCTTCCGGTTTGAAGTTCCTCAGGCCGCGATCTCGATGGCGATTAAAAAATCAGCCTCAGATAAAAAGTGGATCCCGTACGCCGAATTTACTCTCACGCTAGGCCAGGATGTGGAAGCAGAGATTGTGGATCGCAGTTATTCCAAACGTGCTTTGAAACTGGATTGGGAAGGTGGGGCAAAAATTGGAGGTACCGCCCGGTTTGCTCCCGATTATAAACCGCAGGATACCAGCATCGATCAACAGAAACTGAGGGATCTGGTGCAGTCTGCGTGGGGCGGCTGGACAAAGCAGGGGCCTGCTTCCGTCGCAGAGATTCCCGATATCGAACTGGGTTTCGGTCGCTATCGTATCAATAAAGTCGACTGGTCTAATCCTCAACTGCTGGCGACTTTCACCGTACCCGAACTCAAACTGACCAATGACACCAAAGTCGAAATGGAATACGAACTCAAAAGTCCCTACAGCGACTGGGGCGGGCCTTACAAATTAAAGCCCGGTGAGTCGCACACATTCGATGCTGCTACGCCATTGTTATACCGACGTAAAGTCAATAATCAGATGCAGGTCTTCACGCTGGCGGCGGGCTCTCATTTTGAATTCCTGCCCGAAAATGGCAATGCAAGTGGCATGCTTTTCGAAGCCTCAGATAATTGA
- a CDS encoding NADH-quinone oxidoreductase subunit K: protein MILLTSVALLHNNLLVAVLLIALGFLGMLLQRNALSMVFSLLLWLQGAGLICAAYGQSRGSREGNLSFLLIVLFLLPLLSMLTFLIIQKRRTRQTPLSEQETESVAASPYRIFPDQGTGPGG from the coding sequence ATGATTCTGCTGACATCTGTCGCGTTATTACACAACAATCTACTGGTTGCGGTACTCCTGATCGCTTTGGGTTTTCTGGGCATGCTCCTGCAGCGGAATGCGCTTTCGATGGTGTTCTCTCTGTTGCTCTGGCTGCAGGGTGCGGGACTGATCTGTGCCGCCTATGGTCAGTCGCGTGGTTCGCGAGAAGGAAATCTTTCTTTTCTGCTCATCGTCCTGTTTCTCTTACCGCTGTTGAGCATGCTGACATTCCTGATAATTCAGAAGCGCAGGACCCGACAGACTCCACTGTCGGAACAGGAAACGGAATCCGTGGCTGCGTCTCCCTATCGTATCTTCCCTGATCAAGGAACAGGCCCTGGTGGATAA